GGCCCGTTCCGATCCCGGACCGGATCCGGTCGCTGCTGACAACGGCGTGTGTCGAGGCCTGAGCGGGCACCAGTATGCTTCGCCAATGCCAGTTTTGAGCAAAACGGTCGAGGTCAGCGCCGATGCCGGGTCGATCATGGGCATCGTGTCCGACATCGAGCGCTACCCGGAGTGGAACGAAGGCGTCAAGGGCGCCTGGGTGCTGGCCCGCTACGACGACGGCCGGGCCAGCCAGGTGCGGCTGGACACCAACGTGAACGGATTCGAAGGCGTCTATATCCACGCCGTGTACTACCCGGGCGAGAACCAGATTCAGACCGTGATGCAGCAGGGCGATCTGTTCACCAAGCAGGAGCAGCTGTTCAGTGTGGTGGCCGCGGGCCCCACCAGCCTGCTGACCGTCGACATCGACGTCGAGCCCAGCATGCCGGTGCCTCCGCCGATGGTGAAGATGCTGATGAACAATGTGCTGGACCAGCTGGCCGCCAACGTCAAGCAGCGTGCCGAGCAGCTGGGCGCCAATTAGCGACGCGGGTCAGGTGTTGAAGATCCCGGTGCGCTCCAGCGCCTCGGTCAGCCGTTGGGCGGCGTCGGTGAACTGCCATACGGTGTGCTCCACCGCGGCCGCAGTGTCGCGGCGGCGCAGCGCGGCGATCAGTTCGCGGTGGCTGTCCACCGCCGCGGTGCCCCATCGCGGGTCCGCAGCGTACATCTGCGCCGGCATGTAGCGCGCGGCGTTCAGCAGGAACCAGGCCAGCTTGATGCGCCCGCTGGCCTGGTTGAACAACCGGTGGAAACCGAACTCCAGCGTCGCGATGGCTTGGGCGTCGCCGGCCTCGACCGCCGAGGCCAGCAGGTCGTTGGTGCGTTCGAGCTCGCCGATCTCGATCTCGGTGATGCGGTCGGTGGCGGTGACGGCCAGTTCGCGGGCGATGGTGGCCTGCAGCCAGAAGATGTCCTTGATGTCTTGCCGGGTCAACGGCAGCACCACGTGGCCGCGATGCGGCTCGAGCTGCACCATCCCCTCGCCCCGCAGCTTCAGCAGGGCTTCGCGGACCGGCGTGATGCTGACCCCGAGCTCGGCGGCGGTCTCGTCGAGCCGGATGAACGTTCCCGGGCGCAGCGTCCCGGACATGATGGCTGCGCGCAGATGGCTGGCGACCTCGTCGGACAACTGGGCCCGGCGCAACGGACGTCCGCGTCGCGGCTTCGACGATGCAGCCGACAGGGGTGCGTTCACGTGGCCTGCCAGGACCTTTCAGCAGCTGATGTGGCTGTTGGTCGGGTAGTTCCCAGGTCTTGTTAAGGGTCTCCGGGACCGTTAATGTGACCCAGACAACACATGTTTTATCAAATATCACTCTGGCGCAAGCGGTGCGCATGTGACGGATGGCAGGGGAGGGGACTAGGTGACCGCGCAGCTGGCCGGGCTCTCGGCCCAAACCCACGCGCACGAGCAGCCTTATCTGGCTCGGCGGCAGAACTGGGTCAACCAGCTGGAGCGGCACGCGATGATGCAGCCGCAGGCCACCGCGCTGAGGTTCTTGGGCAACACCCTGACGTGGGCCGATCTACGGCACCGTGTTGCCACGCTGGCCGGCGCCCTGAGCCGGCGCGGGGTCGGGTTCGGCGACCGGGTGATGATCCTGATGCTCAACCGCCCCGAGTTCGTCGAGTCGGTGCTGGCAGCCAACATGCTCGGCGCGATCGCCGTGCCATTGAACTTTCGGCTCACTCCCAGCGAGATCGCGTTCCTGGTCGAGGACAGCGAAGCACGGGTGATCGTCACCGAGGCGGTGCTGGCGCCAGTGGCTACCGGGGTGCGCCGGATCGCTGGGCTGCTGGAGACGGTGATCGTCGCGGGGACGGCCAACGGCGCCTCCGAGGACAACGTGCTCCCCTATGAAGACCTTATGAATGAGCCGGGCGAGCCGGCCGGGCTGATCGACATCCCCAACGAGTCGCCCGCCCTGATCATGTACACCTCGGGCACCACCGGCCGGCCCAAGGGCGCGGTGCTCACCCACGCCAACCTGACCGGTCAGACCATGACCATGCTCTACACCAGCGGAGTGGACCTCAACAACGACGTCGGCTTCGTCGGAGTACCGCTGTTCCACATCGCCGGCGTCGGCAACCTGCTGACCGGGCTGCTGCTCGGTGTCCCGACGGTGATCTATCCGCTGGGCGCGTTCGATCCCGCGCAGTTGCTCGACGTGCTCGAGGCGGAGCAGGTCACCGGCATCTTCCTGGTTCCCGCCCAGTGGCAGGCGGTCTGCGCCGAGCAGCAGGCCCGGCCGCGCAACCTGCGGCTGCGGGTGATGTCCTGGGGTGCCGCCCCGGCGCCAGATGTGTTGCTGCGCCAGATGTCTGAGATGTTCCCGGGCACCCAGATCCTCGCCGCGTTCGGCCAGACCGAGATGTCGCCGGTCACCTGCATGCTGCTGGGCGACGACGCCATCCGCAAGCGCGGCTCGGTGGGCAAGGTGATCCCGACCGTCGCCGCCCGCGTCGTCGACGACGACATGAACGACGTGCCGATCGGCGAGGTGGGCGAAATCGTCTATCGCGCACCGACATTGATGAGTGGCTACTGGAACAACCCGGAGGCCACCGCGGAGGCGTTCGCCGGCGGCTGGTTCCATTCCGGTGATCTGGTCCGGATGGACTCCGACGGCTACGTCTGGGTGGTCGACCGCAAGAAGGACATGATCATCTCCGGCGGCGAGAACATCTACTGCGCCGAGGTGGAGAACGTCCTGGCCGGTCACCCCCGCATAGTCGAGGTCGCCGTGATCGGTCGCGCCGACGAGCGATGGGGTGAGGTGCCGGTCGCGGTCGTCGCTGTAACGGAAGGCCACCTGCACATCGAAGAGCTAATCGAGTACCTGACCGAGAGGCTCGCGCGGTACAAGCATCCCAAGGCCCTCGAGATCGTCGACGCACTGCCGCGCAACCCCGCCGGGAAGGTGCTCAAAACTGAACTACGAGTTCGCTACGGAGTGCAGGCCGAGACCGAAAGCCCTTCTCCGCCAAATAAATTTGCGACGCGAGAGGGAAGCTGACGGACTGGAAATGTTTGCTAGGTGTTGACGTGACGTCAATTGTTGAGTTGCTATACACAGGTGGCCGACCATCGGGTACATTCCTGTGGTCTCCGTTACTACCTGCCGGTAGGGAGTCGTCGGTCACACACCAAGGGTCGGGGCAAGGAGGAGGCGTGCGACACCATCCGCCGCAGCGCCACAGGCCGAACGGCCCCGCCCACGGGAGGCCCGCGTGACGACCACCTCCCGCCCGCACCTGATCGGTTACGTGCGCGACCAACTCGAAACACCGCTGACAATGGTCGGCGGCTTCTTCCGTATGTGCGTGCTCACCGGCCGGGCGTTGTTCCGCCGGCCATTCCAGTGGCGTGAGCTGATCCTGCAGTGCTGGTTCATCATGCGGGTCGCGTTGCTGCCGACGATCATGGTCTCGATTCCGCTGACCGTGCTGCTGATCTTCACCCTCAACGTGTTGCTGGCCCAGTTCGGCGCCGCCGACCTGTCCGGTGCGGGCGCGGCGATCGGCGCGGTCACCCAGCTGGGTCCGCTGACCACGGTGCTGGTTGTCGCCGGAGCCGGCTCCACCGCCATCTGCGCCGACCTGGGGGCGCGCACCATCCGCGAAGAGATCGACGCGATGGAGGTGCTCGGCATCGACCCGATCCACCGCCTGGTGGTTCCCCGGGTGATCGCGGCGACCGTGGTGGCCACACTGCTCAACGCGCTGGTGATCACCGTCGGTCTGGTCGGCGGCTACCTGTTCGGCGTATATCTGCAGAACGTCTCCGGCGGCGCCTACCTGGCGACGCTGACCACCATCACCGGACTCCCCGAAGTGATCATCGCCATGATCAAGGCGGCGACCTTCGGGCTGATCGCCGGACTGGTCGGTTGCTACCGCGGGCTCACCGTGCGCGGCGGCTCGAAAGGCCTGGGGACCGCGGTGAACGAGACCGTGGTGCTGTGCGTGGTCGCGCTGTACGCGGTCAACGTCATCCTGACCACGATCGGCGTTCGATTCGGGACGGGACACTGACATGTCGACTTCAGCGGTAGTCCGGGCCCGGTTCCCGCGGGCGGTCGCCAACGTCAACCGTTACGCGGGCAGTGTCGGGCGGGGACTGGACGAGACCGGGCACCTCGCCTGGTTCTTTCTGGCCAGCCTGGGCCAGATTCCGCACGCGCTGCACTTCTACCGCAAGGAGACGCTGCGGCTGATCGCCCAGATCGGCATGGGGACCGGCGCGATGGCCGTGGTCGGCGGCACCGCCGCGATCGTCGGGTTCGTGACGCTGTCCGGTAGCTCGCTGGTGGCCATCCAGGGCTTCGCGTCGCTGGGCAACATCGGTGTCGAGGCGTTCACCGGGTTCTTCTCCGCGTTGATCAATGTGCGCATCGCCGGGCCGGTGGTCACCGGCATCGCGCTGGCGGCCACGGTCGGCGCCGGTGCAACCGCCGAGCTGGGCGCGATGCGCATCAGCGAGGAGATCGACGCCCTGGAAGTGATGGGCATCAAGTCGATCTCGTATCTGACGTCGACCCGCATCGTCGCCGGCCTGGTGGTGATCATTCCGCTGTACGCGCTGGCCATGATCATGTCGTTCCTGTCGCCGCAGGTCGTGACGACGCTGCTGTACGGGCAGTCCACCGGCACCTACGAGCACTATTTCCGAACGTTCTTGCGCCCCGATGACGTGTTCTGGTCGTTCCTGGAAGCGATCATCATCGCGGCGATCGTGATGGTGACCCACTGTTACTACGGATTCAACGCGGGCGGTGGTCCCGTCGGCGTCGGTGAGGCAGTCGGCCGATCGATGCGTTTCTCGCTGGTATCGGTCCAGGTAGTGGTCCTGTCCGCGGCGTTGGCGCTGTACGGCGTCAACCCCAACTTCGCACTGACGGTGTAGCGCCATGACTGCTCCGGACAAGGTCATCAAGACCAACAAGATCTCCAGCCCGCCCTACAAGATCGTCGGGATCGGCTCCCTGGTGGTGCTGCTGGTCGCGCTGTCGGTGGTGTACGTGCAGTTCCGGGGCGGCTTCACCAGCAAAGACAAGCTGACCATGTACTCCGACCGCGCCGGGTTGGTGATGGACCCCGGCTCGAAGGTCACCTACAACGGGGTGCAGATCGGCCGGGTCGGCAGCATCGAGGAAGTCACCCGCAACGGCAGGCCGGCCGCGAAATTCACCCTGGAGGTCTATCCGCAGTACCTCGGTCCGCACGGCGTGGTGCCGGAGAACGTCGACGTCCAGATCAAGGC
The nucleotide sequence above comes from Mycobacterium kiyosense. Encoded proteins:
- the TB18.5 gene encoding cyclase produces the protein MPVLSKTVEVSADAGSIMGIVSDIERYPEWNEGVKGAWVLARYDDGRASQVRLDTNVNGFEGVYIHAVYYPGENQIQTVMQQGDLFTKQEQLFSVVAAGPTSLLTVDIDVEPSMPVPPPMVKMLMNNVLDQLAANVKQRAEQLGAN
- the fadD5 gene encoding fatty-acid--CoA ligase FadD5, which gives rise to MTAQLAGLSAQTHAHEQPYLARRQNWVNQLERHAMMQPQATALRFLGNTLTWADLRHRVATLAGALSRRGVGFGDRVMILMLNRPEFVESVLAANMLGAIAVPLNFRLTPSEIAFLVEDSEARVIVTEAVLAPVATGVRRIAGLLETVIVAGTANGASEDNVLPYEDLMNEPGEPAGLIDIPNESPALIMYTSGTTGRPKGAVLTHANLTGQTMTMLYTSGVDLNNDVGFVGVPLFHIAGVGNLLTGLLLGVPTVIYPLGAFDPAQLLDVLEAEQVTGIFLVPAQWQAVCAEQQARPRNLRLRVMSWGAAPAPDVLLRQMSEMFPGTQILAAFGQTEMSPVTCMLLGDDAIRKRGSVGKVIPTVAARVVDDDMNDVPIGEVGEIVYRAPTLMSGYWNNPEATAEAFAGGWFHSGDLVRMDSDGYVWVVDRKKDMIISGGENIYCAEVENVLAGHPRIVEVAVIGRADERWGEVPVAVVAVTEGHLHIEELIEYLTERLARYKHPKALEIVDALPRNPAGKVLKTELRVRYGVQAETESPSPPNKFATREGS
- the yrbE1A_1 gene encoding membrane protein; amino-acid sequence: MTTTSRPHLIGYVRDQLETPLTMVGGFFRMCVLTGRALFRRPFQWRELILQCWFIMRVALLPTIMVSIPLTVLLIFTLNVLLAQFGAADLSGAGAAIGAVTQLGPLTTVLVVAGAGSTAICADLGARTIREEIDAMEVLGIDPIHRLVVPRVIAATVVATLLNALVITVGLVGGYLFGVYLQNVSGGAYLATLTTITGLPEVIIAMIKAATFGLIAGLVGCYRGLTVRGGSKGLGTAVNETVVLCVVALYAVNVILTTIGVRFGTGH
- a CDS encoding GntR family transcriptional regulator (frameshifted, insertion at around 417430, deletion at around 417514) produces the protein MRRAQLSDEVASHLRAAIMSGTLRPGTFIRLDETAAELGVSITPVREALLKLRGEGMVQLEPHRGHVVLPLTRQDIKDIFWLQATIARELAVTATDRITEIEIGELERTNDLLASAVEAGDAQAIATLEFGFHRLFNQASGRIKLAWFLLNAARYMPAQMYAADPRWGTAAVDSHRELIAALRRRDTAAAVEHTVWQFTDAAQRLTEALERTGIFNT
- the yrbE1B_1 gene encoding membrane protein produces the protein MSTSAVVRARFPRAVANVNRYAGSVGRGLDETGHLAWFFLASLGQIPHALHFYRKETLRLIAQIGMGTGAMAVVGGTAAIVGFVTLSGSSLVAIQGFASLGNIGVEAFTGFFSALINVRIAGPVVTGIALAATVGAGATAELGAMRISEEIDALEVMGIKSISYLTSTRIVAGLVVIIPLYALAMIMSFLSPQVVTTLLYGQSTGTYEHYFRTFLRPDDVFWSFLEAIIIAAIVMVTHCYYGFNAGGGPVGVGEAVGRSMRFSLVSVQVVVLSAALALYGVNPNFALTV